A single genomic interval of Corylus avellana chromosome ca10, CavTom2PMs-1.0 harbors:
- the LOC132162840 gene encoding zinc finger BED domain-containing protein RICESLEEPER 2-like, with amino-acid sequence MLELVEKYRKAFELLQEEVGPLMRYLNRTVGGRKGLGPPKEDDWNNVRHFVQFLKVFYDVTMKISGSLYSTANLFFQQLCSVRRQVLNYAGSPDPLVSDMARQMKVKYDKYWGNFEKINQLLFVAVVFDPRYKLVAFEYWCQTNLSHEMAKNLVDKLKEDINNIFDQYVGTRGNVPMMSVNDEVQSREAPHCHASTSSENISFDDDSFLSEFHSFRASRNLMDCKTEIEQYCLEDVESPSTTFDILNWWKVNSTKFPILSKVVRDVLAIPVTTVASESAFSTGGRVLDPFRSSLAPKTIEALVCTQNWLRSSPVSLRDTFLSKVDDGESYKLDLEIMSNIINVDEAD; translated from the exons ATGTTGGAGTTAGTAGAGAAGTATAGAAAGGCGTTTGAGCTTTTGCAAGAGGAAGTTGGGCCTCTTATGCGTTATTTAAATCGAACTGTTGGAGGAAGAAAGGGGTTGGGGCCTCCCAAGGAGGATGATTGGAACAATGTTCGTCACTTTGTACAATTTTTGAAGGTATTTTATGATGTCACTATGAAAATTTCTGGTTCATTGTATTCAACTGCAAACTTGTTTTTCCAACAACTTTGTAGTGTTCGTAGGCAAGTGCTAAATTATGCTGGAAGTCCTGATCCTTTGGTGAGTGATATGGCTAGGCAGATGAAagtaaaatatgacaaatattGGGGGAACTTTGAGAAAATAAACCAGTTGTTATTTGTGGCAGTTGTTTTTGATCCTCGGTACAAGCTGGTTGCTTTTGAATATTGGTGTCAAACGAACCTTTCACATGAGATGGCGAAAAATCTTGTTGATAAATTGAAGGAGgacataaataatatatttgacCAATATGTGGGCACTAGGGGAAATGTGCCAATGATGAGTGTCAATGATGAGGTACAAAGTCGAGAGGCTCCACATTGTCATGCTTCAACATCATCCGAGAACATTTCATTCGACGACGACTCTTTCTTGAGTGAGTTTCATTCATTCCGAGCATCAAGAAATTTGATGGATTGTAAAACTGAGATAGAGCAATATTGTTTGGAGGATGTTGAATCACCAAGTACAACCTTTGATATTTTGAATTGGTGGAAAGTTAATTCAACAAAGTTTCCAATCCTCTCCAAGGTAGTGCGGGATGTGTTAGCCATTCCAGTGACCACAGTTGCCTCAGAATCGGCATTTAGCACCGGAGGTCGTGTGCTTGATCCATTTAGGAGTTCTTTGGCTCCAAAAACAATTGAGGCACTTGTTTGTACTCAAAATTGGTTGAGATCTTCTCCCGTTAGTTTGCGTGACACATTCTTGTCTAAGGTTGATGATGGCGAGAGCTACAAGCTGGATTTag AAATTATGTCCAATATTATTAATGTTGACGAGGCCGATTAA